In Spirosoma aureum, a single genomic region encodes these proteins:
- a CDS encoding rhamnogalacturonan acetylesterase, which translates to MSQPFFLKSVCLFTLSVLLAFAPPANKITVYLIGDSTMSIKQVKYYPETGWGMPFTHFFDESVTVDNRAQNGRSTRTFIEENRWQPVADGLKEGDYVFIQFGHNDEVKTKKSYTAENEFRSNLIRFITETRTKKATPILITPVARRQFDAAGKIVDTHAVYSGIVRAVATEYKTPMIDLDKQGQDLYQRAGVENSRLFFNQLAPGEHPNYPEGKEDNTHFNELGARKIAELVLANIKSLKLDLADRIVKPETK; encoded by the coding sequence ATGAGCCAGCCATTTTTTTTGAAAAGCGTCTGTTTATTTACCCTGTCAGTTTTACTGGCCTTCGCTCCGCCAGCGAATAAGATTACCGTATACCTCATTGGCGATTCCACGATGTCGATAAAGCAGGTGAAGTACTATCCCGAAACAGGCTGGGGTATGCCATTTACCCATTTTTTCGACGAGAGCGTGACCGTAGATAACCGGGCGCAGAACGGGCGGAGCACACGGACCTTCATCGAAGAAAATCGCTGGCAACCCGTGGCCGATGGACTAAAGGAAGGCGATTATGTCTTCATCCAGTTTGGACACAACGACGAGGTTAAAACCAAGAAAAGCTATACAGCCGAGAATGAGTTTCGATCAAACCTGATCCGCTTTATTACCGAAACCCGAACCAAAAAAGCAACCCCCATACTTATCACGCCCGTTGCCCGCCGACAGTTCGATGCGGCCGGAAAGATAGTTGATACGCACGCAGTTTATTCCGGAATCGTGCGGGCAGTGGCAACCGAGTACAAAACTCCAATGATTGACTTAGATAAACAGGGCCAGGACCTCTACCAGCGGGCTGGCGTCGAAAATTCCCGCCTTTTTTTCAACCAGCTTGCGCCGGGTGAACATCCCAACTACCCAGAAGGGAAAGAAGATAACACACATTTCAACGAACTCGGGGCCCGAAAAATAGCGGAATTGGTGCTGGCTAACATCAAATCGCTGAAACTCGATCTGGCCGACCGAATCGTGAAACCGGAGACGAAATAG
- the pelA gene encoding pectate lyase, with protein MSLKSSFQSIVLLAGTLLSFVFSGNCSISRGSTIPAIYEIPKDSIAERMLYYQRSNGGWPQPGGDAINYNRILTSTQKQQLIAEKNNLDATIDDKSTTREINYLVASFRQTQNDNYRKAAERGINYLLTAQKTNGGWAQFYPDSSSYRKQITYNDNAMIDVLWVMKSIADGTNSFDVVDKQLVPKAKKAVDRGVDCILKTQYSQKGILTAWCAQHDRITLQPTGARTFELPSLSGNESVGILEFLMSIDKPSDQIRKSVRAAMAWLESVRLPDIATKIIIDPSQPKGKDVVVVQEPGSTRWARFYDLDTNKPFFCGRNGIKKYALAEIENERRVGYAWYGTWPAKLLATDYPNWVKKWSK; from the coding sequence GTGAGCCTAAAATCGAGTTTTCAATCAATTGTCCTACTAGCCGGAACGCTACTAAGTTTTGTTTTTTCAGGCAATTGCTCCATTTCCAGAGGTAGCACAATCCCGGCGATTTACGAAATTCCTAAAGATTCGATAGCGGAGCGGATGCTGTACTATCAGCGAAGTAACGGAGGATGGCCGCAGCCAGGGGGAGATGCCATCAACTATAACCGTATCCTGACCTCAACGCAGAAACAGCAGCTTATAGCGGAGAAAAATAACCTCGATGCCACCATCGACGATAAATCCACAACCCGCGAAATCAATTACCTGGTCGCGTCGTTCAGGCAAACCCAAAACGATAATTATCGGAAAGCAGCCGAACGAGGAATCAACTACCTGCTGACGGCACAGAAAACAAATGGAGGCTGGGCACAGTTCTATCCCGATTCGAGCAGTTACCGCAAGCAGATTACGTACAACGACAATGCTATGATCGACGTGCTTTGGGTCATGAAATCCATCGCTGACGGAACAAATTCGTTCGATGTTGTCGATAAACAACTTGTCCCAAAAGCGAAAAAGGCCGTCGATCGGGGTGTCGACTGTATTCTGAAGACGCAGTATAGTCAGAAAGGAATCTTGACTGCCTGGTGCGCCCAGCACGATCGTATAACCTTACAGCCTACGGGCGCCCGTACATTTGAGTTGCCATCTCTAAGTGGCAATGAAAGCGTTGGTATTCTGGAATTTTTAATGAGTATCGACAAACCATCGGATCAAATCAGGAAATCCGTTCGGGCAGCAATGGCCTGGCTTGAATCGGTCAGATTGCCGGATATCGCGACGAAAATCATTATTGATCCGAGCCAGCCGAAGGGTAAAGATGTCGTTGTTGTTCAGGAACCGGGTTCAACCCGCTGGGCCCGATTTTATGATCTCGATACAAACAAACCGTTCTTTTGCGGTCGGAATGGGATTAAAAAATATGCTCTTGCCGAGATTGAAAACGAGCGACGGGTTGGCTACGCCTGGTATGGCACCTGGCCCGCCAAATTGCTGGCTACCGATTATCCAAATTGGGTAAAGAAATGGAGTAAGTAA
- a CDS encoding winged helix-turn-helix transcriptional regulator yields the protein MNAVIEEAVPYAWGRKNPTIAECTQSLRGVQDALYVLNGKWKLPIIIALSHGPMRFRELQRTIRTVTARVLSKELKELEMNEFLIRHVYPTTPVTIEYELTPYSETLDSVIEALRNWGLQHRERILKKDHSIDANFPEA from the coding sequence ATGAATGCAGTCATTGAAGAGGCCGTACCGTATGCATGGGGGCGAAAAAACCCAACTATTGCCGAATGTACACAAAGTTTAAGAGGTGTGCAGGATGCGCTCTATGTACTGAACGGAAAGTGGAAACTACCGATCATCATTGCGTTGAGCCACGGCCCTATGCGCTTCCGGGAGCTACAGCGAACCATTCGCACCGTTACCGCCCGCGTGCTTAGTAAAGAATTGAAGGAGCTGGAAATGAATGAATTCCTCATACGACACGTGTATCCAACAACGCCCGTAACCATCGAATATGAGCTAACCCCTTATAGCGAAACACTGGATAGTGTCATCGAAGCCCTTCGGAATTGGGGGCTCCAGCACCGGGAACGTATTTTAAAGAAAGACCACAGCATAGACGCAAACTTCCCGGAAGCCTGA
- a CDS encoding sugar kinase, with the protein MTKVCCFGELLLRFSPVSNGEWIRQTSMPVYVGGAELNVATALANWDVPVKYSTVLPENSLANDITDYIVGKGIDPSGIVRFGQRVGSYFLPQGTDLKNAGVIYDRAHSSFSELTAGNVDWDEVLQNTSWLHVSAISPALNASVAEACRELMATASAKGITVSIDLNYRARLWQYGVAPTEIMPDLVAYCDVVMGNIWAANTLLGIPVDECGLEGGQQADYISHAQVTSEAIMKRFPRCKVVANTFRFDKQPTGLRYYTTLFVDGQQYVSPELLTDSVVDRVGSGDCFMAGLIYGLYNRHSPQDIVNFAAEAAFGKLQEMGDATGQTVEDVKKRIHSVSIY; encoded by the coding sequence ATGACAAAAGTCTGCTGTTTTGGTGAGTTGTTATTGCGGTTTTCGCCGGTATCCAATGGTGAATGGATTCGACAGACGTCAATGCCCGTTTATGTGGGCGGAGCGGAGCTGAACGTAGCAACAGCGTTGGCTAACTGGGATGTTCCGGTGAAGTACAGCACGGTTCTTCCCGAAAATTCGCTGGCCAATGACATAACGGACTATATTGTCGGCAAAGGCATCGATCCATCGGGGATCGTTCGGTTTGGGCAGCGAGTGGGTAGTTATTTTCTACCCCAAGGTACTGATCTTAAAAATGCGGGCGTAATTTATGATCGGGCCCATTCTTCATTTTCAGAATTGACAGCCGGCAACGTTGACTGGGACGAAGTGCTGCAAAATACAAGCTGGTTACACGTTAGCGCGATCAGTCCCGCGTTGAACGCGTCTGTAGCGGAGGCTTGCCGGGAACTGATGGCTACAGCCTCGGCCAAAGGAATTACTGTTTCGATCGATCTGAATTACCGGGCGCGGCTCTGGCAATATGGGGTTGCTCCAACCGAAATCATGCCTGATCTGGTTGCGTATTGCGATGTGGTGATGGGAAATATCTGGGCGGCCAACACGTTGCTGGGCATTCCTGTTGATGAGTGTGGCCTGGAAGGTGGCCAGCAGGCCGATTATATCAGTCATGCGCAGGTTACTTCAGAGGCCATTATGAAACGTTTCCCACGCTGCAAAGTCGTTGCGAATACGTTCCGGTTTGATAAACAACCAACCGGGTTGCGTTATTACACCACCTTGTTTGTAGATGGTCAGCAATATGTTTCGCCCGAGCTATTGACCGATTCGGTCGTGGATCGGGTAGGTAGTGGCGACTGCTTCATGGCTGGCTTGATTTATGGACTCTACAATCGACATTCCCCGCAGGATATTGTCAATTTCGCGGCTGAGGCTGCTTTTGGGAAATTGCAGGAAATGGGCGATGCGACAGGGCAGACAGTAGAAGACGTAAAAAAACGGATTCATTCGGTTAGTATTTATTAA
- a CDS encoding heparinase II/III domain-containing protein: MKSFLLLVAALFSLSSYAQNQDLLSGKFPPGELKKVLIPQAQWAPFPKRDDRAGWAKADQNLMKAYLKKAESYLNYQWPYIPATKSLLIERTGDRDQFQAVSFEKREVLGTLLLAEIYENKGRFVDPIIDGVWSICEESFWGVPAHLPKSKEYAGLMDVSKPFVDLFAAETATYLAWVDYYLGDKLDAVSPQIRKRIYNETNDRIFEPLMTKPHGWMTKTANGRAPNNWNPWICSNWLNATLLLEKDDEKRTASVAKLLDVLDEFLNPYPQDGGCDEGPSYWGAAAASLYDNIAMLNLASNNAFQYVYADEKFRNMGRFIYRAQISEKYFLNFADADPQPGMAATMIYRYGKAINDPDMMKFGAFYRQPEDGTIGKFHYFRHFYSLFMQDEYQKAPQGLPLPKNVWLPDLQVFAARDQEGTTKGFYVAAKGGHNDESHNHNDIGNYVIYYDGQPLLIDVGRGTYTAKTFSNKRYDIWYNCSDYHNLPTINGQNQPPGMSFKASNVTYKADNATTQFAVDISRAYPKEAGVNSWQRTIRLNRGKNVQIDDVISLQTANSLTQHLMTAYPAEVGKPGELIIHYNPKGGQPKNFVVKYNPKQMQPSVEKVKLDAPEDRGIITKWGDTIYRINFTVLTPKTSDKLNFVVASE, encoded by the coding sequence ATGAAGTCATTTTTGCTGCTGGTTGCTGCCCTGTTCAGTCTCTCATCCTACGCCCAAAATCAGGATTTGCTGAGTGGAAAATTTCCGCCCGGTGAATTAAAAAAGGTACTGATTCCACAGGCTCAATGGGCACCTTTCCCCAAACGAGACGACCGCGCCGGGTGGGCAAAAGCCGATCAGAATCTGATGAAGGCGTACCTGAAAAAGGCAGAGTCGTATCTCAACTATCAATGGCCATACATCCCGGCAACAAAATCGCTACTCATCGAACGGACAGGTGACCGTGATCAGTTTCAGGCTGTGAGTTTCGAGAAACGGGAAGTGCTGGGAACCTTATTGCTGGCCGAAATTTATGAGAATAAGGGCCGATTTGTTGATCCCATTATCGACGGTGTATGGTCTATTTGTGAAGAGTCATTCTGGGGTGTACCTGCTCACCTGCCAAAATCGAAAGAGTATGCCGGTCTAATGGACGTATCGAAACCCTTTGTCGATTTATTTGCCGCTGAAACCGCTACTTATCTGGCCTGGGTCGATTATTATCTGGGAGATAAACTGGATGCCGTGTCCCCCCAGATCCGGAAACGGATTTACAACGAAACCAACGACCGGATTTTTGAACCGCTGATGACGAAACCACACGGCTGGATGACCAAAACAGCCAATGGGCGGGCACCTAACAACTGGAACCCCTGGATTTGCTCCAATTGGCTCAATGCAACGCTGCTTCTCGAAAAAGACGATGAGAAACGAACCGCATCGGTCGCCAAATTGCTGGACGTGCTGGACGAGTTTCTGAACCCATATCCGCAGGACGGTGGCTGCGACGAAGGCCCCAGCTATTGGGGGGCCGCAGCGGCATCTTTGTACGACAATATTGCCATGCTGAATCTGGCAAGTAACAATGCCTTTCAGTACGTCTATGCCGATGAGAAATTTCGCAACATGGGCCGGTTCATCTACCGCGCCCAGATCAGCGAGAAATACTTTCTGAACTTTGCCGACGCAGATCCGCAACCCGGCATGGCAGCTACCATGATTTACCGTTACGGCAAAGCGATCAATGATCCCGACATGATGAAATTCGGTGCCTTTTACCGCCAGCCTGAAGATGGCACCATTGGCAAATTTCATTACTTCAGGCACTTTTATTCGCTGTTCATGCAGGATGAATACCAGAAAGCTCCGCAGGGTTTACCGCTTCCCAAAAATGTCTGGTTACCAGACCTTCAGGTATTTGCCGCCCGCGATCAGGAAGGAACCACCAAAGGATTTTATGTAGCTGCCAAAGGAGGACACAATGATGAAAGCCACAACCATAACGATATTGGCAATTATGTAATCTACTACGATGGCCAACCGCTTCTGATTGACGTTGGGCGCGGCACCTACACGGCCAAAACATTCAGTAATAAGCGCTACGATATCTGGTACAACTGTTCAGACTACCATAATCTGCCGACGATAAACGGCCAGAATCAGCCCCCCGGCATGTCGTTTAAAGCGTCGAATGTTACCTATAAAGCTGACAATGCAACTACCCAGTTTGCTGTCGATATTTCACGGGCCTACCCGAAAGAAGCGGGCGTAAACAGCTGGCAGCGAACCATTCGGCTGAATCGGGGCAAAAACGTTCAGATCGATGATGTAATCAGCCTGCAAACGGCCAATTCGCTAACGCAACACCTGATGACCGCCTATCCCGCTGAAGTGGGCAAACCCGGCGAGCTGATCATTCATTACAATCCCAAAGGTGGGCAGCCCAAAAATTTTGTGGTCAAGTACAACCCCAAACAGATGCAGCCGTCGGTCGAAAAAGTAAAACTGGACGCCCCTGAAGATCGAGGTATTATTACCAAATGGGGTGATACGATTTACCGGATCAATTTCACCGTTCTCACCCCTAAAACGTCGGATAAACTGAATTTTGTTGTTGCGAGTGAATAA
- the fbp gene encoding class 1 fructose-bisphosphatase, producing MEITASHPLALPVGVTLDRYIMHRQTAFPYATGELSQLLRDIALAGKIIHREVNRAGLIDLTGGMGVQNVQGESQQKLDMIANIRFSRALKNGGEACAIISEEEEDIIYTGNNNGKYVVAIDPLDGSSNIDVNVSIGTIFSIYRRVTPIGTAPTLEDFLQGGRRQVAAGYILYGSSTIMVYTTGHSANGFTYDASLGEFILSHPDIHSPVDGQIYSCNDGNLDDYELGVQDYLTTCRRNKYTARYIGSLVGDFHRNLLKGGIYLYPPTKKNPDGKLRLLYEAFPLAFLAEMAGCLASSGQQAVLDIKPSALHQRTPLYIGSPVMVDNLVNLLK from the coding sequence ATGGAAATAACAGCCTCACATCCACTCGCGCTGCCAGTTGGTGTAACCCTCGACCGGTACATCATGCACCGCCAAACGGCATTCCCGTATGCAACCGGTGAACTCTCGCAGTTACTGCGCGACATTGCACTGGCCGGAAAAATTATTCATAGAGAGGTTAATCGGGCCGGTTTGATCGATTTAACAGGTGGAATGGGCGTTCAGAACGTGCAGGGCGAAAGTCAGCAGAAGCTCGATATGATCGCCAACATTCGCTTTAGCAGGGCGCTGAAAAATGGGGGTGAAGCCTGCGCAATTATTTCGGAGGAAGAGGAGGACATTATTTATACGGGTAACAACAACGGTAAATATGTTGTCGCAATCGATCCGCTGGATGGATCATCCAATATCGATGTAAACGTGTCGATCGGTACTATTTTTTCGATTTATCGGCGCGTAACACCCATTGGTACAGCACCAACACTGGAAGATTTTCTTCAGGGAGGGCGTCGGCAGGTAGCGGCTGGCTATATTCTTTATGGTTCATCGACCATTATGGTTTATACCACGGGGCATAGTGCCAACGGGTTCACGTACGATGCGTCGCTGGGCGAATTTATCCTGTCTCATCCCGACATACACAGCCCGGTTGATGGCCAGATCTATTCCTGCAATGACGGAAATCTGGACGACTACGAACTTGGTGTTCAGGACTACCTCACAACGTGCCGCCGTAATAAGTATACGGCTCGTTATATTGGCTCGCTGGTGGGTGATTTTCACCGCAATCTGCTGAAAGGAGGAATTTATTTATATCCCCCAACCAAGAAGAATCCGGATGGTAAACTTCGTCTGCTTTACGAAGCGTTTCCGCTGGCATTTCTGGCCGAAATGGCTGGCTGTTTAGCCTCGTCGGGTCAGCAGGCGGTTCTGGATATCAAACCATCCGCCCTGCACCAGCGTACACCATTATATATTGGTTCGCCGGTTATGGTTGACAATCTGGTTAATTTGTTGAAATAG
- a CDS encoding MFS transporter, producing MTKSIGNYRWTIVALLFFATTINYLDRQVVGLLKPTLEKEFNWSEIDYSRIVQVFSAAYAIGLLLFGRVIDRIGTKTGYTIAIVFWSIAAMAHALATSTFGFILARIGLGLGEAGNFPAAIKTVAEWFPKRERALATGIFNSGANIGAVIAPVVVPWILGIYGWQMAFLATGAVGFIWLIFWYIGYEIPAKQAKLSKAEFDYIHSDNETTPDETADHGKPVSWGKLLSFRQTWAFVFGKMLTDPIWWFFLFWLQDYFSTTFNLDTKKPNLYLAVLYTLVSIGSIGGGYLSSWLIGRGWSVWRARKTAMFIFALLVVPVIAVRFGPGIWTAVALIGLAGAAHQAWSANIFTTASDMFPKRTVSSVVGIGSMAGSVGGIIFPEIVGRVLDSYKKAGDLQSGYGIIFLICGSAYLLAWLVMHLLTPKMQPVNLEPQQSEPVA from the coding sequence ATGACTAAATCCATAGGAAATTATCGCTGGACTATTGTTGCGTTGTTGTTTTTTGCGACGACGATTAACTACCTCGACCGGCAGGTGGTAGGCTTGCTTAAACCCACTCTGGAAAAGGAGTTCAACTGGTCGGAGATCGATTACAGTCGAATTGTACAGGTATTCTCGGCAGCTTATGCCATTGGGTTGCTGCTGTTTGGGCGGGTTATTGACCGGATTGGCACCAAAACGGGCTACACGATTGCCATTGTTTTCTGGAGCATAGCCGCTATGGCACATGCGCTGGCAACCAGTACGTTTGGTTTTATTCTGGCCCGGATCGGCCTGGGACTGGGTGAGGCCGGAAACTTCCCGGCGGCTATCAAAACCGTGGCTGAGTGGTTTCCTAAAAGAGAACGCGCACTGGCTACGGGTATTTTTAACTCAGGAGCGAATATTGGAGCCGTCATTGCACCCGTTGTGGTCCCCTGGATTCTGGGAATTTATGGCTGGCAGATGGCATTCCTCGCCACAGGAGCGGTTGGGTTCATCTGGCTGATTTTCTGGTATATTGGGTATGAAATACCCGCGAAACAGGCGAAACTGTCGAAGGCTGAGTTTGATTACATTCACAGCGATAATGAAACGACGCCCGACGAGACCGCTGATCACGGAAAGCCCGTTTCGTGGGGTAAACTGCTGAGTTTTCGGCAAACCTGGGCGTTCGTTTTCGGGAAGATGCTTACTGATCCTATCTGGTGGTTTTTTCTGTTCTGGCTTCAGGATTATTTTTCAACGACGTTTAATCTGGATACCAAGAAGCCAAATTTATACCTGGCTGTCTTGTACACACTAGTCAGTATCGGCAGCATTGGCGGTGGCTATCTGTCATCGTGGCTGATTGGGCGGGGCTGGAGTGTGTGGAGAGCCCGTAAAACGGCAATGTTCATTTTCGCGCTGCTGGTCGTTCCGGTTATCGCGGTTCGGTTTGGGCCGGGCATCTGGACAGCAGTGGCGCTGATTGGTCTGGCTGGGGCAGCACACCAGGCCTGGAGCGCCAATATCTTTACGACGGCCTCCGATATGTTTCCCAAACGAACCGTTAGCTCAGTAGTTGGTATCGGAAGTATGGCCGGCTCAGTAGGCGGTATTATATTCCCTGAAATTGTTGGACGTGTTCTGGATAGCTACAAGAAAGCAGGCGATTTACAAAGTGGATACGGAATTATTTTCCTGATTTGTGGCTCAGCCTACCTGCTTGCGTGGCTTGTTATGCACTTGCTTACCCCAAAAATGCAGCCCGTTAACCTGGAGCCTCAACAGTCGGAGCCAGTAGCCTAA
- a CDS encoding beta/alpha barrel domain-containing protein gives MPVFSPEKILDLVIQHPIVPVFYHADVDHAKAIVQACYDGGLRVFEFTNRGDKALPVFTQLVSYVREQCPGMAMGIGTILTPAEAIQFIDAGADFVVQPVTTAAVGDACRERGIPWVPAGSTLNEIYQATLLGASLVKVFPGNVVGPDFIKAIKGPMPGLKLMVTGGVEPTIDSLTTWFRAGVTAVGIGSQLFSGKSAEPEFLRERVAALVQTISPFIPQPV, from the coding sequence ATGCCGGTTTTCTCCCCCGAAAAAATTCTTGATCTGGTTATACAGCATCCTATTGTTCCGGTGTTTTACCATGCGGATGTCGACCATGCCAAGGCGATTGTACAAGCCTGCTACGATGGTGGTTTGCGCGTGTTTGAGTTCACAAATCGGGGCGACAAAGCATTGCCAGTCTTTACGCAATTAGTAAGTTATGTACGGGAACAGTGCCCTGGAATGGCAATGGGTATCGGTACGATACTGACACCCGCAGAGGCCATCCAATTTATTGACGCAGGAGCCGATTTTGTGGTGCAGCCAGTTACAACGGCCGCTGTGGGCGATGCATGCCGGGAGCGGGGTATTCCCTGGGTGCCTGCCGGGTCAACGCTGAACGAAATTTACCAGGCTACCTTACTGGGTGCCAGTCTGGTGAAAGTTTTTCCGGGAAATGTAGTTGGTCCCGATTTTATCAAAGCCATTAAAGGGCCGATGCCGGGTTTGAAATTGATGGTTACGGGTGGCGTTGAGCCGACGATCGACAGCCTGACAACCTGGTTTCGGGCGGGCGTTACGGCCGTTGGTATTGGGTCACAATTATTTTCGGGCAAAAGTGCCGAACCCGAATTCCTGCGTGAACGCGTGGCTGCTCTTGTTCAAACGATCTCTCCCTTTATTCCGCAACCTGTATGA
- a CDS encoding pectinesterase family protein produces the protein MVLKHTVCLLFCLAISSLITFAQKQRMTVAQDGSGDYRTVQSALNVVPANNKSRIVIYIKKGVYKEKLTLDSTQHLVTLIGEEKGSTILTYDDYSGKTLPDGTKVRTSTSGSFYIFGDDFRAENLTFENTAGRQVGQAVAAFVTGDRAVFVNCRFLGNQDTLYTGMPGQYGRQYYLDCYIEGTIDFIFGSATAVFDHCTIFSKTGGSYITAASTPEGKSYGLVFLNCTLTSDAPKASVYLGRPWRDFAKTAFIRCQLGEHIQPAGWHNWDKPNAEKTTLYVEYESIGPGANPSARVDWSRQLTKDEVKSYTTETILAGDDHWKPDRKLTK, from the coding sequence ATGGTTCTAAAACACACCGTTTGTCTGTTATTCTGTCTGGCTATTTCCAGCTTAATTACGTTTGCCCAGAAACAGCGTATGACGGTTGCTCAGGATGGAAGTGGCGACTACAGAACTGTGCAGTCGGCCTTGAATGTGGTACCTGCAAACAATAAAAGCAGGATCGTTATTTACATCAAAAAAGGCGTTTACAAGGAGAAATTGACGCTCGATTCGACTCAGCACCTGGTTACCCTGATCGGTGAAGAGAAAGGCTCGACAATATTGACGTACGATGATTATTCGGGTAAAACCTTGCCTGATGGCACTAAAGTAAGAACGTCGACATCGGGCTCGTTTTACATCTTCGGCGACGATTTTCGCGCTGAAAACCTCACCTTTGAAAACACCGCTGGCAGGCAGGTTGGTCAGGCGGTAGCTGCTTTCGTTACCGGCGATCGGGCTGTGTTTGTCAATTGCCGGTTTCTGGGCAATCAGGATACATTGTATACAGGGATGCCGGGTCAATACGGCCGTCAATACTATCTTGATTGCTACATCGAAGGAACCATTGATTTTATCTTTGGATCAGCAACAGCCGTGTTTGATCACTGCACGATTTTTAGCAAAACCGGTGGATCGTACATCACCGCAGCGTCAACACCCGAAGGCAAGTCGTATGGTCTTGTATTCCTGAATTGTACGCTCACCAGCGATGCTCCCAAAGCCAGCGTTTATCTGGGTCGTCCCTGGCGCGATTTTGCAAAAACGGCCTTCATTCGTTGCCAGCTTGGCGAGCACATTCAACCCGCAGGCTGGCATAATTGGGATAAGCCGAACGCAGAAAAAACAACGCTCTATGTCGAATATGAATCGATTGGGCCGGGAGCGAATCCGTCGGCCCGAGTCGATTGGTCACGGCAGCTAACTAAAGATGAAGTGAAATCATATACAACTGAAACGATTCTGGCCGGCGATGACCATTGGAAACCGGATAGAAAACTGACAAAATAG
- a CDS encoding DoxX family protein → MNPKIKRIATIVVTVLAAGMVILSGVMKLTHSAQIVETLTKVGVGPYITMLGIMEIGFSALFLYPKTMKLGFILLSCYFAGALATELSHGTPLNALTPIILIWIATFLRDRNVFLASAE, encoded by the coding sequence ATGAATCCAAAAATAAAACGTATTGCCACCATTGTCGTAACGGTTCTGGCCGCAGGGATGGTGATATTGAGTGGCGTGATGAAATTAACACACTCGGCTCAGATCGTTGAAACACTCACCAAAGTGGGTGTAGGCCCCTATATTACGATGCTGGGAATTATGGAAATTGGCTTTTCTGCGCTGTTTCTGTACCCAAAAACAATGAAGCTGGGCTTTATTCTGCTGTCCTGTTACTTCGCGGGAGCCCTGGCGACCGAACTTTCACATGGCACGCCACTAAATGCGCTAACACCAATCATACTTATCTGGATCGCTACCTTCCTGCGCGACCGAAATGTATTCCTGGCATCAGCTGAATAG